GAACAGGTGCCGTTCCATCGCCATCTCCAGGCCGTCGCCCAGGCGCTGGAAGCGCAGCCACAGGAAGTGGCCGCCACTGCCGTCGGCCGCCTCGGCGATGACTTCCACCGGCAGGTCGATGTGGTCGGGCAGCCAGTCGCTGGGCTGCAGGCGCACCACGCCGGCCTGGCCGGGGCTGGCGCCACTGCGCGGGCCCAGCTGCAGGCGGATGCCTCGGCGCGACCAGCGCACCGGGCGCAGGGTCAGCTCCTGTCCCTGCTGGCGCACCAGCCGGCCGAGCAGCACCATCGCCAGGTCCAGCTTGGCTTCCAGGCGCTGCAGCTGCAGGCTGGCTTCGTTGCGTTCGTCATGCTCGTCGACGCGGCTGTCCTCGACCAGCGCCAGGCTGCGCAGCAGGCCTTCGGCGCTGCTGGTGCGGCCAGCCGCGCTGCCCGCCTGGAATTCTGCGGGCAGGGCCAGTTCGCAGCTGAGCGTCTCGTCGAACAGCTCGCTTTCGGCCGGGTGGTGCAGCGAGGTGGTCGGCAGCAAGGTCATGCCAGCGATTCTGCCTGCAGGTAGGCATGCGCCGCGCGAAGGGAGCGCTGGCCGTCGTTCATCAGTGCGGCCACGGCATCACGGCGCTGGCGCAGCAGGCCGAGCAGATTCTGCTGGCGCTCGAACAGGGCCGTCAGCGGAGCCTGGTCGGCGGCGGTCAGCGGCTGGCTGAGCAGGGCGTGCAGGGTGCTGTCATGGCCGTCGAGCAGGCTGTCGGCCTGGTCGAGGGATTCTTCGCCCAAGGCCTTCTCGAAGGCATCCAGCTGCGCATGCAGTTCGTGCAGGCTCATGGTGCCACCGCGGCCGGGCGGCGCTGTTCGTGCGGGATCGCATTCCAGGCGCTGTCGATCTCGCCCAGCAGCTGCAGCGATTCATCCAGCGCGGCACGGTCGTTGTGCAGGTTGGCCTCGGTCAGGCGCTGCAGCACGTAGTCATAGAGTGCCGACAGGTTGCCGGCGATCTCGCCACCGGCCTCATGGTCCAGCGAGCCGTTGAGGTGGCCGACGATCGCGCAGACTTCGCCGATCGCCTTGCCCTTGCCGGCCTGGTCGCCACGCTCGAGGCTTGCCAGGGCACGCCGCACGCGCTCCAGCGCACCGGCCAGCAGCATCGCCACCAGCTTGTGCGGATCGGCATCGGCGACCGCACTGGTCACTCCCACCTGGCGGTACTGCTCGGCATATTGACGGCTGGAACCGTACATTCGTGATTCTCCTTGCGCGGGGTGCCGTCGGGTGATCGTGGGGATCGGTGCCGACGGCGCGGCGATGATTGCTGTTGCGTCCGTTATCGGTGCGTTGCGCGGCAAACTTGAGTGCCGCGCACGCATCGTCAGCGGTTCAACTGTGCCAGCTGCTGCTGCAGCGCGGTATTGCTCTGCTGCAGCTTGCCCATCAGGCTGTCCAGCGCCAGGAACTGTTTCTTGTAGCGCTCTTCCACGCTCTTCATGCGCGTGTCGAGGTCCTTGCGGCGCTTGTCGATGTTGTCCAGCGTGGTGTTCAGGCCCTTGGTGCGGGCGACGAAGGCGCCTTCCTTGCCGACCGTGGTGCTGACGTAGCCGTCGACCATGGTGTACAGCGTGCCTGCGCCGCCGGTATCGCCGGTGATGGCCGAGCGGATCTTTTCAGGCTGGCTGGCCAGCGCGGCGGCAAACTTGGTGGTGTCCAGCACCAGGGTGCCGTCGGCGTTCGGATACCCGCGCGTCTGCAGGCCCAGCACCTTCGGGTCCAGGCCATCGGCGGAAAGCGCCTTCAACACCCCCGACATCACCGAGCGCAACTGGCTGGAGGCACCACGCATCTGCGCGTCGCCAGTCAGCGTGGCGGCTTCCTTGGTCTTGGCGTCGTACTTGGTTTCGGTATTGATCGCTGCGATCGCCGCGTTGTAGGCGGTCACGAACTCCTGCATGACCTTGGTCGCGGCAGCCGTGTCGGTACTGATCACCACCGTGCTCTTGCCGGGAACCTTGAGATTCAGGGTCAGGCCCGGCACGGCATCGGTCACCGTATTGCTGGCGCTGACCACCTTCACGCCATCGATGGTCAGTTCGGCGTCTGCTGCAGGCGTGTTCTCTTTCAGGCTGCCGACCAGCGCGCCCAGCTTGGGGTCACTGCCACCATATTCCAGCTTGATCGCATTGGCGGCGCCGGTCTTTTCCTGGGCGATCGACAGGTACTGGTTGTCGCCGGAGCTGATCAGCGTCGCCTGCACGCCTTCCTTGCGGCCCGCGGCATCGATCTTGTTGCGGATGGTGGTCAGCGTATCGCCGTCCTCCACCGCCACGTTCATGGTCTTGGCCTTGTCGCCAACGCCTACGGTCAGCGTCAAGGTTCCGGCGCCGAAGGTGTCGGTCTTCGGGAACGAGGTGTCGGCAATCAACTTGTGCGCGGTGGCGAGGGATTTCACTTCCACCTGGTGCGTGCCGTTGGAAGCCGCCGCCTTGGTCGTGCCGACGTCATACAGGGCCACCGATGCCGTCAGCACGTCGTCGGCGTTGGTCGGGCCAGCCTTGCCGGTCGCGGTCACGGTACGGGTGTCGAAGGCGGTGGTGGCCTTGAGCGCGGTCAGCGCAGTCTTCAGCTTGTCGAACGCCGCAGTGACGGTGCCGATCGACGACAGCTGCATCTTGGCCTTGGACTGCTGCAGGTTCAGCGCATTGTCGGCGGGCTTGCGGTCAGCTGCGACCAGCTGGTTGACGATGCTGGAAATATCCAGTCCCGAGCCGATGCCACCGTATCCAAAGTCTGCCACGTCGTTTCTCCTGGTATCCGGGCCTGGCCGCCGTGCGGTGGCCCGTCGTCAACGAAAATAGCGGCCTGCGCCGCTGGGTCTTGAGGACTTCGTTGATGCATGTGCCGTGCCAGAGGTCTGGCGCAGGTTCTGGCACGCAGGTTGCAGGAGGGCTGGGGCAGGTGCGGGTAGGTTCACCGCGGGCTGCCGGGAGTCTGCAAAAAGCCCTCCCCCAATGCAGGGGAGGGATCAGGCTACTGACAATCGGGGGGAGACGAAGCCACCCGGTACGTACAGTCAAAGGTACAGCGCTGAAAGAGAGGTCCGCAGGAGCGGGCGATGCCAAGCCGGTTCGGGAGTGATCCCGGGCCGGGCATGGCCCGCGCCTTCGTGCATCGTGGTTTCCCGGTTGCCGCTACCGTCGGTTCGATCCGACGGTAGCGGCGCCTTCTTGCCGTGGATCAGCGCAGCAGGCTGAGCACGCCCTGCGGCACCTGGTTGGCCTGGGCCAGCATGGCCGTACCGGCCTGCTGCAGGATCTGGGTGCGGGTCAGCTCCGCGGTTTCCTTGGCGAAGTCGGTGTCCTTGATGCGGCTGCGCGAAGCCGACAGGTTTTCCGACGAGGTCTGCAGGTTGGCCACGACCGAGGTGAAGCGGTTCTGGATCGCACCGAGGTCGGCGCGGGTGCTGTTGATCGCACCCAGGGCCTTGTCGACCACTTCCAGCGCCTGCTGGGCGCCGAGCACGGTGCTCACGTCCAGCTTCTGCACGTTGGCCGAGGTGTCGGTGCCGGCGGTGTAGGCGCCCGCAGCCGCCGCGGTGCCCCAGGTCTTGGCGGTCGCGTCGTAGTCGCTGCGCATCAGGGCGATATCGGCGGTGGCGACAGCCTTGCCTTCCTTCACCGAGCTCAGCTTCAAGGAGCCGTCGGCATTGGCTTCGGCGTAGATGCCGGCCTCGCCGATCTTGGCGTTGATGGCGGTGGCGACGGCCTTGGAGGCATCCGCCGTGGTGGCGCCGGCCTTCACTTCAACCGTGCCGATGTCCACACCCATCACGGTGCCGGAGAAGCGGGCACCGTCGGTGCTGGCGGCCAGGGCAGCGGTCGCACCGGTGGCGAAGGTCGAGGTGCCCAGCGAGCCGGCCTTGGCATCGATGGTCTTGTCGATGGCGATGGCCTGGCCGGCATTGGCGCCAACCTGGAACAGCTGGCTGGAGAAGGTGCCGTCCAGCAGCTTGGTGCCGTTGAAGTCCGACTGCTTGGCAACGCGGTCGATTTCCGAGACCAGCTGGGTCACTTCGGCCTGCAGTGCCTTGCGGTCGCTGGCCGAGTTGGTGGCGTTGGAGGCCTGCACCGACAGCTCGCGGACGCGCTGCAGGTTGTTGCCGATCTCGGTCAGCGAACCTTCTGCTACCTGGGCCAGCGAGATACCGTCGTTGGCATTGCGGATGGCGACGTCGGTACCGCGGATCTGCGTGCCGAAGCGCTCGGAGATCGCCAGGCCGGCGGCGTCGTCCTTGGCGCTGTTGATGCGCGAACCGGAGGACAGGCGCTGGATGGTGGTGGCCAGCGAGCTGCCGCTGGTGCTCAGGTTGCGCTGAGCATTCAGGGACATGGTGTTGGTGTTGATGACTTGTGCCATGGTGCTTTTCCTTTGGCGAAGGTGGAACGTGTTTCAGGATCCGGGCGCCGCGTCATGCGGCGCCCGGAGGTCGATCAGCGAGCGGATCAGCGCAGCAGGCTGAGCACGCCCTGCGGCACCTGGTTGGCCTGGGCCAGCATGGCCGTGCCGGCCTGCTGCAGGATCTGGGTGCGGGTCAGTTCGGCGGTTTCCTTGGCGAAGTCGGTGTCCTTGATGCGGCTGCGCGAAGCCGACAGGTTCTCCGACGAGGTCTGCAGGTTGGCCACGACCGAGGTGAAGCGGTTCTGGACCGCACCGAGGTCGGCGCGGGTGCTGTTGATCGCACCCAGGGCCTTGTCGACGATTTCCATCGCCTGCTGGGCGCCCTTCACGGTGCTGACGTCCAGGTTGCTGGCGTACTTCGCAGCCGGAGCCGTAGCAGCGGTGGTGGCGGTGAAGGTCGGCGCGGTGGCACCGGTCCAGGTGCCCGGGGTCGCGGTGATGGCCTTGAAGGAGCCGTCGGCGTTGGTGCTGTCCTTGACCGAGGTCAGGGTCACGCCGGTGGTGCCATTCACTTCAGCGTAGACGCCGGTCTCGCCGATCTTGGCGTTGATCGCGGTCACCAGCGCTTCACGCGAGGCCTTGCCGGTAGCAGCAGCATCGGCGCCCTGCTTGACCGAGACGTCGGCGATGGCCACGCCGTTGATGGACAGGCCGCTGGTGCTGAAATCAGCGTTGGTGCCCGGGTCCGCGAGGGCCAGCGAGTTGGTGTCGAACCTGGCGCCGCCCAGGGCATTGGCCTTGGCATCGATGGTCTTGTCGATGGCGATGGCCTGGCCGGCGTTGGCGCCGACCTGGAACAGCTGGCTGGAGAACGAACCGTCCAGCAGCTTGGTGCCGTTGAAGTCCGACTGCTTGGCGACGCGGTCGATTTCCGAGACCAGCTGGGTCACTTCGGCCTGCAGTGCCTTGCGGTCGCTGGCCGAGTTGGTGGCGTTGGAGGCCTGCACCGACAGCTCGCGGACGCGCTGCAGGTTGTTGCCGATTTCGGTCAGCGAACCTTCGGCGACCTGGGCCAGCGAGATGCCGTCGTTGGCATTGCGGATGGCGACGTCGGTACCGCGGATCTGCGTGCCGAAGCGCTCGGAGATCGCCAGGCCGGCGGCGTCGTCCTTGGCGCTGTTGATGCGCGAACCGGAGGACAGGCGCTGGATGGTGGTAGCCAGCGAGCTGCCGCTGGTGCTCAGGTTACGCTGAGCATTCAACGACATCGTATTGGTGTTGATGACTTGTGCCATGAGGAGAGGTCCTTGAGCGGTTGCACGTGAGTTGGGTTAGACGCCCCCGACGTGCCCCGGGGGCGGCTCATGTCAGCGCTGCAACAGGCTGAGCACGTTCTGCGGTACCTGGTTGGCCTGGGCCAGCATGGCCGTACCGGCCTGCTGCAGGATCTGGGTGCGGGTCAGTTCGGCGGTTTCCTTGGCGAAGTCGGTATCGCGGATGCGGCTGCGCGATGCGGACAGGTTCTCCGAGGAGGTCTGCAGGTTGGCCACCACCGAGGTGAAGCGGTTCTGGATCGCACCGAGGTCGGCGCGGACGCTGTTGACCGATTCCAGGGCCTTGTCGACGATCGACATCGCCTTCTGTGCTCCTTCGGCGGTGGTGACGTTCAGGTCCTTGACGAAACTGGCCGCTGCACCGGTCAGGGTGCCGCCGTTGGTGCTGGTCTCGGTCAGGCCCAGGCCGGCGATGGTCGCGGCGGTGGCGCCGGCCGGCGGAGTCGCCGCGCTGACACCCAGGGCGAAGGTCTGGCCATCCTTGACCGAGGCCAGGCTGACGACGCCGGCATTGACCGAGGCAACCACGCCGGTTTCACCCAGCTTGTTGTTGATCGCCGCCGCGGTGGCCGAGGTGATCGACTCGCCGGCCTTCACCGTGAAGTCGCTGATGGTGACCGTGGTGGCGGTGCCGCCCGGCGGGGTTACCGAGACCTGCAGGCCGGAGTAGGTGGTGTCGGCGGTGGCCTTGTCGGCCGCTGCCAGGCTGGTGCCGGTGTAGCCGTTGGCGAAGGTGGCCGCGCCCAGCGAATCCGCCTTGGCGTTGACCACGCTGTTGATGGCGATGGCCTGACCGGCGTTGGCGCCCACCTGGAACAGCTGGCTGGTGAAGCTGCCGTCCAGCAGCTTGGTGCCGTTGAAGTCGGCCTGCTTGGCGACGCGGTCGATCTCGCTGACCAGCTGG
This portion of the Stenotrophomonas sp. WZN-1 genome encodes:
- a CDS encoding flagellin; this encodes MAQVINTNTMSLNAQRNLSTSGSSLATTIQRLSSGSRINSAKDDAAGLAISERFGTQIRGTDVAIRNANDGISLAQVAEGSLTEIGNNLQRVRELSVQASNATNSASDRKALQAEVTQLVSEIDRVAKQSDFNGTKLLDGSFSSQLFQVGANAGQAIAIDKTIDAKANALGGARFDTNSLALADPGTNADFSTSGLSINGVAIADVSVKQGADAAATGKASREALVTAINAKIGETGVYAEVNGTTGVTLTSVKDSTNADGSFKAITATPGTWTGATAPTFTATTAATAPAAKYASNLDVSTVKGAQQAMEIVDKALGAINSTRADLGAVQNRFTSVVANLQTSSENLSASRSRIKDTDFAKETAELTRTQILQQAGTAMLAQANQVPQGVLSLLR
- a CDS encoding PilZ domain-containing protein, with the translated sequence MTLLPTTSLHHPAESELFDETLSCELALPAEFQAGSAAGRTSSAEGLLRSLALVEDSRVDEHDERNEASLQLQRLEAKLDLAMVLLGRLVRQQGQELTLRPVRWSRRGIRLQLGPRSGASPGQAGVVRLQPSDWLPDHIDLPVEVIAEAADGSGGHFLWLRFQRLGDGLEMAMERHLFRLHRRQVAEARRAR
- the fliD gene encoding flagellar filament capping protein FliD, with the protein product MADFGYGGIGSGLDISSIVNQLVAADRKPADNALNLQQSKAKMQLSSIGTVTAAFDKLKTALTALKATTAFDTRTVTATGKAGPTNADDVLTASVALYDVGTTKAAASNGTHQVEVKSLATAHKLIADTSFPKTDTFGAGTLTLTVGVGDKAKTMNVAVEDGDTLTTIRNKIDAAGRKEGVQATLISSGDNQYLSIAQEKTGAANAIKLEYGGSDPKLGALVGSLKENTPAADAELTIDGVKVVSASNTVTDAVPGLTLNLKVPGKSTVVISTDTAAATKVMQEFVTAYNAAIAAINTETKYDAKTKEAATLTGDAQMRGASSQLRSVMSGVLKALSADGLDPKVLGLQTRGYPNADGTLVLDTTKFAAALASQPEKIRSAITGDTGGAGTLYTMVDGYVSTTVGKEGAFVARTKGLNTTLDNIDKRRKDLDTRMKSVEERYKKQFLALDSLMGKLQQSNTALQQQLAQLNR
- the fliS gene encoding flagellar export chaperone FliS, yielding MYGSSRQYAEQYRQVGVTSAVADADPHKLVAMLLAGALERVRRALASLERGDQAGKGKAIGEVCAIVGHLNGSLDHEAGGEIAGNLSALYDYVLQRLTEANLHNDRAALDESLQLLGEIDSAWNAIPHEQRRPAAVAP
- a CDS encoding flagellin, which gives rise to MAQVINTNTMSLNAQRNLSTSGSSLATTIQRLSSGLRINSAKDDAAGLAISERFTTQIRGLDVAIRNANDGISLAQVAEGSLNEVGNNLQRIRELGVQASNATNSASDRKALQAEVTQLVSEIDRVAKQADFNGTKLLDGSFTSQLFQVGANAGQAIAINSVVNAKADSLGAATFANGYTGTSLAAADKATADTTYSGLQVSVTPPGGTATTVTISDFTVKAGESITSATAAAINNKLGETGVVASVNAGVVSLASVKDGQTFALGVSAATPPAGATAATIAGLGLTETSTNGGTLTGAAASFVKDLNVTTAEGAQKAMSIVDKALESVNSVRADLGAIQNRFTSVVANLQTSSENLSASRSRIRDTDFAKETAELTRTQILQQAGTAMLAQANQVPQNVLSLLQR
- a CDS encoding flagellin, encoding MAQVINTNTMSLNAQRNLSTSGSSLATTIQRLSSGSRINSAKDDAAGLAISERFGTQIRGTDVAIRNANDGISLAQVAEGSLTEIGNNLQRVRELSVQASNATNSASDRKALQAEVTQLVSEIDRVAKQSDFNGTKLLDGTFSSQLFQVGANAGQAIAIDKTIDAKAGSLGTSTFATGATAALAASTDGARFSGTVMGVDIGTVEVKAGATTADASKAVATAINAKIGEAGIYAEANADGSLKLSSVKEGKAVATADIALMRSDYDATAKTWGTAAAAGAYTAGTDTSANVQKLDVSTVLGAQQALEVVDKALGAINSTRADLGAIQNRFTSVVANLQTSSENLSASRSRIKDTDFAKETAELTRTQILQQAGTAMLAQANQVPQGVLSLLR